In Staphylococcus saccharolyticus, one genomic interval encodes:
- a CDS encoding YqeG family HAD IIIA-type phosphatase, producing the protein MGIVKNLFMPNAYVKSVFEIDIKKLAETGVKGIITDLDNTLVGWDVKEPTKRIKEWFAEARQLGITITIVSNNNEERVSNFSSNLNVDYIFKARKPMGRAFKKAITHMNIKASETVVIGDQMLTDVFGGNRNDLYTIMVVPVKRTDGFITKFNRLIEKRLLNHFRKKGYIKWEEN; encoded by the coding sequence ATGGGAATCGTCAAGAATTTATTTATGCCAAATGCATATGTGAAATCAGTATTTGAAATTGATATAAAGAAATTGGCTGAGACAGGTGTTAAAGGAATTATCACTGATTTAGATAATACTTTAGTAGGATGGGATGTAAAAGAACCTACTAAAAGAATTAAAGAATGGTTTGCCGAAGCAAGACAATTAGGTATAACAATAACAATTGTGTCAAATAATAATGAGGAACGTGTATCGAACTTCTCAAGTAATTTAAATGTAGATTATATTTTTAAAGCTCGAAAACCTATGGGTAGGGCTTTTAAAAAGGCTATCACTCACATGAATATTAAGGCTAGTGAAACAGTAGTTATCGGTGATCAGATGCTCACAGATGTTTTTGGAGGAAATCGTAATGATCTATATACAATCATGGTCGTACCAGTAAAACGTACTGATGGCTTTATTACTAAATTTAATCGTTTAATTGAAAAACGCTTATTAAATCATTTTAGAAAAAAAGGTTATATTAAATGGGAGGAAAATTGA
- the mtnN gene encoding 5'-methylthioadenosine/S-adenosylhomocysteine nucleosidase — MIGIIGAMEEEVTILKDKIVDLSEINVAHVKFYSGTLNNKEVVLTQSGIGKVNASISTTLLIEKFSPNVIINTGSAGALDETLSVGDVLVSNAVTYHDANTTAFGYELGQIPQMPKVYKSSSKLLDKTMQILELQDLNGKVGLIVSGDSFIGTTKQRQTIKSQFPEAMAVEMEATAIAQTCYQFKVPFIVTRAVSDLANGEAEMSFEEFLGKAAVSSSQTVEWLVKSI, encoded by the coding sequence ATGATAGGAATTATAGGAGCAATGGAAGAAGAAGTAACAATTTTGAAAGATAAGATTGTTGATTTAAGTGAGATTAATGTTGCACATGTTAAATTTTATAGTGGAACATTAAATAATAAAGAAGTTGTACTTACACAAAGTGGTATAGGTAAAGTCAATGCATCAATCTCAACAACTTTATTAATAGAGAAATTTAGTCCAAACGTCATTATTAATACTGGATCAGCAGGCGCATTAGATGAAACTTTATCCGTGGGCGACGTATTAGTCAGTAATGCGGTTACATATCATGATGCTAATACAACAGCTTTCGGTTATGAATTAGGTCAAATACCTCAAATGCCTAAAGTCTACAAATCTAGTTCAAAATTATTAGATAAAACGATGCAAATACTTGAACTACAGGACTTAAATGGTAAAGTTGGATTGATAGTAAGTGGAGATAGTTTTATTGGAACTACAAAACAACGTCAAACTATTAAATCGCAATTTCCTGAAGCTATGGCTGTCGAAATGGAAGCTACTGCAATTGCACAAACATGTTATCAATTTAAAGTTCCTTTTATAGTTACAAGAGCGGTTTCTGATTTAGCTAATGGAGAAGCTGAGATGTCATTTGAAGAATTTTTAGGAAAAGCAGCAGTTTCATCTAGTCAAACAGTTGAATGGTTAGTTAAATCTATATAA